The nucleotide window TCTCAAGAAATCCTAAATAAACAGAGTGTAGACACCATCACTCATAGTATCCGTGTGTGGGAACTTGCTTCAGGGATGTGTGAGGAAATCAAAAATACAGCAGTGGGGCCCAGCAGGACAGTAAAACCTCTGAGAAGTAGTGCTCCATATGTCTAATCGGATCATAAATAACCAGAGCTGTTAAGTTAGAGGCAATAATGTTGGCACAAAGCAGGGTTCTAgcatttttctttgtatttttttccaagCTGTAGTTGAGTCAATTCAACAACAGTGTTTATTAAATGATACATTTGGGACCATTCAGCTTgagctaaaaaaaacatctccaatTTAATTGACTGGATGATTGTGATTGTGTAACACACTGTGGTGCTTCCATTGCAAATTCATTTTTCTGAAACCACTGAACAGCTTTCAGTTAATTGGACACTATCAAGGTGAAtccaaaaaaaaatgtccaggtCCCTCTTAGCAGAGATAATAATTCAGCAGAATCCAGTTGAGCATGCCACACAATACACAAAGCACTGTTACGTTAAAAACGTTAACCATTTATCGAACAAATTGATAAAGATTAAGCTATCAGACCTTTCTTGGTGGTGGTGAAGTACTTGGAGTCCGTCATCTTGGATCCAAATTGTCGATTCTCCTGCAGCgtgcagaaagagagaaaacgaTGATTGTATCTTTTTCTGAAGCTTGGGACAATCACAAGAGCAACAGGAAACACTAGAAGTGCAAGCATAGGGAAATAAAAGGAATTCCTGTCTTCTCCTGGACAAGTGACTCTGATCTATCAAAATACATAACAATGGATTCTGGTGAGAAAACGGACGctcacatctcctctttctgGGTCAGCAATATCTCTTTTACTGAGCAGTTTCCTGTTGATCCAGTGCCTCTCTTTAAACAATGTTCTAGTATATAGCTACAACAGTGACTGGTCTCTCGTTCCTCTTTCCCTTGAAGAATTGTGAAACTGTTTTACAGGAACACCTCATATATTACCAGAATTTAAGCACTAAACGTAATACGAGAAAATCCTATCTTTGTGAGGGttatacttttatttgaaaactgTTAAGGAGTGGGTTTGATAGATTATATTATACAGAAAGGTGTTTATGTTATATAACCAACCCTCACAAATTAAGTGTTAGAAAACAcctatatatataataacaaacacaaaataaaacctgaataTTATAACCCTTTATGAAGGTAGGGTTTAGTGCTAGGATTATTGTATTAGTTTGTGGACCTAACAGACTGCTAACTGTCTAAGTCCGTATATGAATGAGTATGATAGTATAGATACTGATGTGGTCCATGGAATTTGTCTGTACTGAATGTAACAGATGGCTGATAATTCAattcatttaaatgactttcCATTCAAATCATATGACGCTGTACGGTTTGTCAGAGGGGAATTTCCCTTAAACAATATCAACATATCTTTACAACATGAGCTGTCTTTTAATGATCATTATATTAATGAACATTGCCTTTAATAGTCCGGATGTTCGTTAATATTACAGCGTTTACAGTaatcaaatgtgatttatttataaagaaattACTTGAAGAGATAATGATGCCAGCAGATCGTAATGTTAACCGATATTTTATATCAAATGTATGTGTGGCTGAGGCTTGTCAATGTTATAACACCAGTAGTAACACTGAAATTGAACGATAAACCTGAAAACGTAAATAACTTAATCGTGTTAGTTTCAGTTACTGTTGAGCTTCAGGCAGCTGCAAACATCAGACAGATTGTTAGACTCCAGTCAAAAAGACACAACTTTCAAAGCAGCGAGTAACAACAGAGAGGGCAAACACTGATAAGAGAGTTCAGAAAAACTAAACTTATTGATCTGCACTTTATGCAGTTTTGAAATGAGTTTAGACGCAGTAGTTAGAGGCCAGGTTTGGAACCCAGTGAAAAGTCAAAACTTTATTACAAGAAAATTGCATTTTATTGTCCACATAGGACCTGGTCTAGGTCTGAACCCACTGTGCGCTGGTCAGAGCTGGATTACATTCTCTcagacaaaccagagactgttTAAAGCACTGTTTCGGATTTTGAAACGTTTTACTCCATTTGTGACGTTAAACAAAACTATACTCCAGCACTTTTTCACCTCTAGGCCACAAGATCTCGAGTCTAATTCAAACTCCACTGAGCTGGGACTTCGTGTCCAACATCCTTCCACAACATTAAGAGAAGCAGAAAACTGTCAGCGTCTGATTCTCTCATCTTCAACTCAATCCACCCGATCATTATTCAACTATTAACTATCACCAGTGGATCAGCATTTAGGTCAAGTTATCAAATACAGGTAAGCGAATGGGAAGCTAACTTCAGCCTTCCTGTAGCAGCAATATAACGATTACAATATGTTACGACAATTCCCGCAGCTGCCAGCCCACCGTGAAGATGGCGTGCTCTCATATAGTTTATAACCAACAATATGAGCGAGTCACAGCAGCTGACCGTAACTTAACACTGCTAACTTAGCCACAGGGTACAGCATAGTTAGCTAGTTAGCATCAGGCTACATCGACGTTAAGGCTAGCATAGCTGGAGGTGCATTCAAATACGAGACGATAACGTTAGTTCAGGCCGTCTAGACTTGATAGTGATATCGTTAACAACGCAGCTCGATCGGTTACTCACGCAGAGCTGATTCGCCCATTCCTGCATGTTGGCAGTGGTGTGGTTTTATGAATGAAGCTGGTGCTAAATGCTAGCGCAGCGGTGCAGGCTCCCTGTCAGTGTCAGCTAGCGCCCCGGCCACTTCTCCAGCTAGCGCCGCTGAGGCATGACCTTCCGAGCAGCGGCTTATGGAAGCCTCTGCCGGGCTAGTTAAGCTCTTAATCTGTCTGCCAAGTTTAAACCTTCCCCCGTGAATTAGCGTACCTTCTGCAGTTAAATTTAGACGCGCCACACAATGAATTTGCAGAGAAAATGTCCACAGACATCTTACCGTGACAGGCGAGGCAGGAGCTGTGATGGCCTTCGTCCCCTCCCACTCGATTTACTTCCGTCTTCTTCTCTAAATATCGTTTGCAAACAGACGGAGCAACGTCAGCTTTCATTCAGAGACCGAAGAGAGGGAAGTGGTTCAACAGCTCCATCAACTACATGCTGCTTTACATACTGTCCACgagacaaacataaaaacaacttaacataaacataaacataaacacaacataacattaacataacacaacataacacaacataacacaacataacacaaaatgacacaacataacacaagatAATACAACATCAACATatacatatgcatatatacatgtacataGCATATACATATCtatacataaacacaacataacacagcTTAACATAAACTttaacacaacataacacaacataacacaacataataCAACATCAACATatacatatgcatatatacatgtaCAAAGCATATACATATCtatacataaacacaacataacacagcTTAACCTAAAcattaacataaacacaacataacacaaacattaacctagcacaacacaacacaacataaacataaacacaacttaacataacacacacacagacacacacacacacaaaaacataaacatcaactcaacataacataacataaaaacaatctAACCAACCttacattaaataaacatgaacatacTGTAATAGATATTGCACTGTAGAGCTTGATCAATATAGATTGAATAGAATCTGATATAAGGGAGTAAAAAATagataatatttaaatatatatatgaaagtaatattggcaatgatttttttttaaagtttttgtaTCGGCAAACAACAGGGATACCGATGTGTCCGTGACAGCCTCATATCAGCCAATTGGTCGGGCTTCTGTTCAAAGCCACTGCAGAGCAAACCATGAGACTCTAATGTAGACTTTGACGTGTTTCCATAATTTAGTGCatgctttgtttttcagtttattgtGTTAAAAGTAGGGGTCTCTTCTTAGGACAGAAAAGTCTACACAAAGAGATCAGCGTACTACACAAACTGGAGGATTTCACTCAGTGGGTTACAGCTTAAGTACAAAGTGTTGGTAAATCACATTGTGCAGGAGgaataatattattgttatttacatTCAGACGATGCAGGTCTTTCCCAAAATCCAACTCCAGTCTGCTTTccacactcctgtgaccaaagGGCCACACAAACAAATTGACGAGAGCTCAGTCATGAACTGCAGAGGAAAATATTTATTACAAGAACAACTTGACAGCGTTTTCAACTTCCAAAAACAATGAAATCTTTCAGTATTGCTATAGTCATACTGtacaaattcaaaaaaatgtcaagCAAACTGTACATTTAACTGAACATTTTAGTAAAAGTAAGATTAGCAAACAAGAATCTGATTGTGAACATTCTGTTTTTGTTGACTGGGGATAGAGACTGAGAGAGTTTCATGAAAGTTGTGCAGAACAAAGAACAGACAATGTGAGGACAATCTTCCAATCATGGTTTTTGTGAACGGTTTACAAAtgcaatgttgtgtttgttagaAGTCACAGTTTATATATTTGGTAGAATTGAAAACCAATTcataaaaattataatttaggTTTAGGCCCAAAATAAATTTTAACTTTGTGGAGAATACATGTAAATATCAGTTAATAACAGGGGAAACAAGCTACATATTGGATCAATGCAGCTCCATCAATACTGATACATCATAAGTTTATGTGTTGCAACAAGGAGCCAGTATTAAAGCAACTTCCTGCATCTCTAAATATTGCAAAAGAGcctaaataaaaatgtttacttttttGTGGGATCAGTTTttgaaactgacattttaaagaatcGTGTCTGTTTACATTATACTGTtgagaaaattgaaaaacaaacctgTCCCCCTCGTCATTTGGATCACCCTCAACACTTTGCCACTGACAGTACTCGGGACACAGATGTCACTTGAGCCCACTAACACTCgatttcataaataaataaattagacCAACATCACTCCCCTCTTCACTCTGTACATATTCTCAAACAGTATGTACACAAACATAAGCAcacactttacttttttttataactcaTTCAGTGTCACTGCCCGGAAAAAAATGATTATCttccacaaatgtttttttatttgccacCACATTTTCTACAGGAAATATTGCATCTCTGAAAAAGTTTAGTTTTGATGCCTGTGAATCACTTTGCAATCAATTTTTAAAAGATGCAACATAAATAAAGATTAGTAAATTAACAAATGGCCACCGATTTCTCTTAGATTGAGGCAAACATGTGGGGTTCTTGTGGTTGTAGTGTTTCTGCAGGGCATTGACACAGTTCCAACTTTTCCacttacaaatatattttacaaactCCAAACCTGATCAATACCAAATACagaagagctggagctgaagcCTCTCATACTGATGCCAACCGTGTGAGAGCCTAACAGGAAAACTTGATATCCAGTTACAGTATCTATTATTCATGCACTGTTGCACACATGCAGTCACTCAAGTCCAAATCCTTCTTCATCCATCAAACCTCACCTTAACGTATCATTGTTACTGGTTCTAATCAGCATCAGTTTACTTTATTCTACAAGAAACTGTCAAGAAGTTTTATCCATGAGTAAAATGTGTCTTTCTTTagccactagatgtcaccatACATTGTGCCATGTCTTTGAAATCCTTCTGCTAAGGTCAAGTGGCTTCTCGAGTTTCAAAACAACCGGTACGATTCAGAGGCAATAAATGATATATCTTTATAATGAATTATACACCTACATCAAGTATAATTTAGAATAAAAATTGGCAAAATCCctcattttttttccacattcgCTCTCTCCAGATCCTATTCTTATGAAGAGAATTGACGGCGCTGGCAAGTGTTACCAAATAGATCTTTGTGATGTGGAGCAAGAACATTCAAAACCTAACCTGTGAATAACATTTAAGGCAAAGGGGAATTGTCAAGGCATTTCCAACACCCATATTGCATAGCTAAGGCAGCACAGAACTTAATACAGTGAATATGTACATTAAACTGTATATCCAATGCCTTTTTATATACACAAAACACCCACACGTCTCACCAGCACCTTATTTACACATTCATTCTTTTTAGCGTTTCTATGCTCATTTCTATGTTAAGCATCGTTTTTCCAGAGTACAGTTTGGTCGGAGGAAGAGCTCTCAACATATCAGTTTCAGTGACAATGACACAAAGTGATATACCCCCCACTGCTGCTCAAATTAACTGTTACACTCAATCCACTTAAAAGCAgaatgtaaaacattttactgcattaaacaaaaatcttaaaaacctgtaacacattttaattcatttagAGATCGGTAGTGCGAGTTGCGTTTATAGAGGTCACGAggaggaccgggggggggggtaccatTGTCTATGTGACCTACTGGCGAGTATATTGAGTCGTAAAAGAAGACCCCAAAGGGACTGGAAATGTCACAGTCATCTTAACAGCAATCAAGGCAGGCGGAGATTCTATGGCAAACCACAAGAGGGAGCTAATGGATCTGACTAAAGGTTTAGTGTGTTCGGTTGCAGCTTTGAATATCTGGCACTTGACCATGCCCCACAGTGGGGCACATGGCAGCACATAtgctcgctctgtctctctctaatTCCGGATACCAACCATGGGAATTTCTTTTCGAGTGTTTTGCTGAGAAAACACCTCCTGATTGGCTAAAGCATCCCAATgcacacattaaaacaacagttaAAGTATGAAAGACCATTCCTTTGGTAATAAATAATTTGGCTTGAGTGCAAAATAAAAAGCAATGTggaaccccccctcccccccctgcaGTTATTCAGGCGAGAGACTAAATGTAAAAGGAGTGTTTGACATGCAATGAAAACAGTCTATAGCCCAGTCTTATTTTACACAGTAGTCAAAATCCTCCACATCATACCCTTCAGTTCATGTGCTACATCCAAGCTTCATTATCGAGGCTTCCTGACTGTCCAGGGAAGGAGCAGTCTTTGTTACCCATGGCTGGGGAACGCGGCTGAGGATGGATCATGTCCGCAAAAGCGTGGTGCAGGCTCTTGCATGTAACAGGATGACCGGTGGAACGGGAGCTCTGAGGGGACAGCGGTGGGGTGTGGCAGGGTGAGAGGGGGTTGCGAGCCTGCAGATCTCTGTAGCTGACCGGGGTGGGGATACGCGAGGGGCTGTTCTCTGGCCTGTTGTCAGTGCGAGGCCTGATTCTGGTTTTCAGTTTGTGCTTTGAGAGAAGAGCCGCCTTGTCCGCCTTCCTCTGCCCTTTCTTAGTCTGCAGCACTTCTCCGTCCGTGTCCCCGTTGGCCAGCGGGgatgtgggtgggggggaatcAGAGCGAGATTCACTCAAACTAAAGCACATGGAGGAGCTTTCACTGGAGGAATCCTGGAAGGAGCAGTCTTCAGAAGGGGGAAGGTGCACGGGTGAAGGACAAGCCTCTGGAGGTGGTAGGTCATCACTCCCTTCACCATTTTCAAGGTTATTAGAAAAGTTCGGCTGGTGATTCTCCAGAGGGACACCGCCCACAGGCCCTGTGCCCCAGCCAAGCTGACCCTGCTGACCTGTCAGCCCCCCTGTAGGAGGACCACCCCCAGGGTCTCCATTCATATTCCTACAGTGGAAAGCCGGCTGTGAGGGGGGCTGAATAATTAACTCTGACTCTGGCAGGGATGATGACAGTTCCCTCTCCTCCATGGAGCTACAGATGGCCGGGAGCTTCCTGAGACCCCGCTCCCCCCAGTGTTCAGGCTCTCCCTGACAAAAGTTGTGTGGTCCTCTAAAGTTGTGTCCGTGAAGTAAATGTAGGGGGTCCTCTAGAGAAAAATGACTGGGATTGGTTCGCTTGGATTCCCTAAGGTCAGGCAGAGTTCCAATCTTTGACCCCACattcacagaggaggaggaggagttagaggaggaaTAGGCAGAGTCAGTCACATTAGGATCAGCGAGCGTTGGCACCAAATGTGTCACAGGTCCCTGCAGGGTCGCTCCTCCTGGAGCTTTACTCGACACTCCTCTAGCCTGCTGCGTGTTAGCCAGAAACTCGGCCTCAAAGCTACGATACAGGTCCTGCTCCTTCTGGGGGTCGAGCACTGGAAGGATCTGGAAGCCAAAGCCTATTCCTTCCTCCTCAGGATCCTGCCGCTCCATGCCTGAGCAGCTTTTGTAGTGGCCACGACCAACAGAGCGGGGGCCCTGTGACACCCGAGGGGAGCGAGCAGAATGATGGTGAGAGTTTCGCGGAGATGAGTGTGGTGAACGCCGACCCCCTGAGGTTACTGGCGGCAGCAGTCTGCCCTTCCCTGTGGAGGGTGAGCGAGGGGCAGGGGGTCTTGGGGTAGTGATAGTCTTCTTGTGtgggctgctgttgttgctctgAATCCCTTTAATAGGTGAGTTTGAGCATGAGGACGATTGCCTCTTGGAGAACCCACCACCCATTCTAGGAGAGGAAGGGGGCATTTGTTTGGCCCGAAGTTCCTCTCGTCTGTCAGACGGTGGGGGCTGAGGGTCTCTGTAGCAGTGAGCGGGACTCGGGCTGGCATCACTGGCCCGAGTACGGCTCTGCACCTTACTCTGGCTTTGGGAGCGTGGAACGTGGAACCTTCTGGCGCCCTCGTTTCCGAGGGAGCGTCCCCTCTCTGTCCGAGTTCCATCAGAGGATCCTTGTGGTGGGTTGGGCTTGAGTATCGGAGCGAGTGCAGCCCGTTCCCGAGATTGACTGCGCGCCCGGGGCAGCGAGGGACGAAGGGACTGATTTCCTGCTCCGGACCTCTCGATCATGTGCTTCCCCTCTTTGCGATTGACAAGCAGGATGACCTCTTCACCAGAGCGCCGTGACGCGCCACCGAGAGAGTaccgcccccctccccctccccctcctcctcccttagATGATGCTGTGGAGGAGTCACTGTCTCCAGACAGACGTCTCGCGACTGGCATCATTGTCTCCTTATTCCTACAATGTGGAAGagaaaaaatgtcattaatatATTCATGTGTATGAACATCTCATGGTCAGTTTTCTCATGGAAAGAAAATGCCTATTTATTGGAATCCTACGTGTCATTGTCCATGTACAATGCTCTGCTGTTTAAACATTTGATCTGTAATgaaaattttatattttaggttCTGTTATTGATACTGTATTTATAGCATATGCTGTATTCCTCCATCTCTGTATTTCTATTCAGCTTTACTAATAACCTTTATTgaagatttatatattttctatttcatctttttgttttatatggGTGTTGTTTTCATATGGTTTCTACCGAACcccacatttcatttttacatttcatttattcagaatattttgtatttatgttatgtgaaataaactaaactaaactaaactataTAAATAACACCAGGAAGAGTCCAGCCTGTCCCAGTATGCCCTCTTTAGTCATATTACTACAACAGGGACAGCTACCTCTGACTCAGCTCTGAcagatatatataataaataatctcTTCCTTCGAACCATGACATGACATGTAATGTGCAACACTGAGGATTTCTGAGCATTTCCCAAGCGGCCACTGCGGCACCCAGACAGTGTTTGTGACCTGAGGCTCTGTGCTTCTTGGAACAGTGGACAGTGACAGCCAGGGGGATTACAGGGAAGTTAAGAACAAGTGGGAGCAGGATTAGAGGTCTTGAAGATTTTCTAACCCAACACACAGCCGCCCTGCCCTTTCTCAACCAGACTGTCACTGCACTGTCACGCACCAGAGGGAGCATCAGGTTTAACTGAATAATTAAGTTCCCTTACAGGGGGGAGAAAACCTAGATAACGGTGGTGAGTACAAATCGAGCGATGATTTACTGTTAAAAACATCAGGTGTGCTGAAATATATAATCTAATGGGTAAAAGATAACTTGATGCAGATATTATATATCAAAACAGTATGTCTACAATGGGCAGATTcagtagagcacacacctcAACAGGGGCCAAAATGTacacttaaattcaatcaagccgcaCAGAATTTCACCCATTCAGTCCACTAAATATGGTTAATGCTTTGTCATCGAGATCCATgtattattctctgggaaaatgtTGAAGATGTAAACATTTCCTGATCTCACAATGGATGGTGGAAAACCAAATTTCTGGTTCCACAACCTGATCCGAATTCGCACCAAAATTTCAACCAAACTTTCCTATATCACACatctttttgtaattttttgtgCCTGTAATCTTGCtcataaacaaaccaaccagcATACAAATCAACAGGAGTGACACTAATAAAAATAGAACATATTGTTTACTAAATGGTTCTGTTGTAACTTAAACTGTAAAGCGTAAGAAAACTGCCTTGCTGTCCGGAATCCGTGTCTTCATCAACTTGTTAGTCAAATTAGAAATAACAGCTTCCTTCAgtcctctgttttgttttcatctaatCGCAGGTTGTGACTTTAATTagtgttttaattaaactgGACTTCTGATGTTATTCTCAGAAATTAGATTTGCACGTATTCAGACGAGGTAAGTCGCCTGCATGCAACCCACCTGTTGACCTACTTCCCCAGTTAGCTGTAAACAGTTGTCTGGGGGATAGTCGTGAGATTAGTCTTTATCTAGTCTGGCGCGCTTGTTAAGAGATGCCGCACCCACGCAGGGTTCATTCAAATGAGCCGCTGCCCTGACGTCTGGTCCGAGCCATCACTCAATAAAGAAATGAACCACCCGTTGGCTGATGGCCAAAGTAAACCAACATTCTGCTCCTAATTATGCTCAACAATGGTGCTTTCACAATTTGGCATAGAGGGAAAAGTATGTGACCAACTAAACCTTTTCCAGGCTTCATGGAAAGTGGACGTAGTTTTGAATTGTCCTTTAAATCCCATAGAAACAGCCTCTGATAAAGATCTCAACCTGCTTCCTCTCTGGCTCTGAGTCATCGCGCCTGCTCACAACCTGATCACTGATTTACCACTTTAGAAGAACGTCAGACAAAAAGGAAGTTCAGGCCATGTAAAGAAAGACTTGAGTAACAGCCCTCACATAATCCCAGCAACGATCAATAGTCAATAGagtaattaattaaatgaaagtAGAGAAGAATATGGAGAGCTGAGGAAACTAGTTTGGTGTCTTCCATGTAGCCTCTAGGGGGTGCTGTAGGGTGACTGTGTGAGAGGGATCTGACAGAGCAATGTCACCTGAGATTAGTTCAAATCTGCTCTGGTCTAATCTGTGGTTTCctggca belongs to Platichthys flesus chromosome 3, fPlaFle2.1, whole genome shotgun sequence and includes:
- the gas2l1 gene encoding GAS2-like protein 2A, coding for MADQSNIQSSASKSIRPFKSSEEYLYAMKEDLAEWLNTLYDLDVTADTFMDGLESGCALCRHANNVNRAAQDFQLECPEAARSMKVPSKDVGFQSRNVVPGSFLARDNVSNFISWCRQELWIKDVLMFETNDLVERCNEKNFILCLLEVARRGSKFGMLAPMLIQLEEEIEEEIRDQESLRIDAVQPAEQSAPSRGFSRKESSHHSAEEDEDEPEPEPFIWQPKRVLCDMRNLDELVREILGRCSCPAQFPMIKVSEGKYKVGDSSALIFIRVLRTHVMVRVGGGWDTLEHYLDKHDPCRCAAFAHRYHQAKASGQGQGTHSKSSSAHSSRSTSPGPHWRNDGIAPYKPPDRRPTEPPSAPCASTRQSRPQNTLGHNEPDSGGARNLLPRPPRDRSEPRHFNPLRNKETMMPVARRLSGDSDSSTASSKGGGGGGGGGRYSLGGASRRSGEEVILLVNRKEGKHMIERSGAGNQSLRPSLPRARSQSRERAALAPILKPNPPQGSSDGTRTERGRSLGNEGARRFHVPRSQSQSKVQSRTRASDASPSPAHCYRDPQPPPSDRREELRAKQMPPSSPRMGGGFSKRQSSSCSNSPIKGIQSNNSSPHKKTITTPRPPAPRSPSTGKGRLLPPVTSGGRRSPHSSPRNSHHHSARSPRVSQGPRSVGRGHYKSCSGMERQDPEEEGIGFGFQILPVLDPQKEQDLYRSFEAEFLANTQQARGVSSKAPGGATLQGPVTHLVPTLADPNVTDSAYSSSNSSSSSVNVGSKIGTLPDLRESKRTNPSHFSLEDPLHLLHGHNFRGPHNFCQGEPEHWGERGLRKLPAICSSMEERELSSSLPESELIIQPPSQPAFHCRNMNGDPGGGPPTGGLTGQQGQLGWGTGPVGGVPLENHQPNFSNNLENGEGSDDLPPPEACPSPVHLPPSEDCSFQDSSSESSSMCFSLSESRSDSPPPTSPLANGDTDGEVLQTKKGQRKADKAALLSKHKLKTRIRPRTDNRPENSPSRIPTPVSYRDLQARNPLSPCHTPPLSPQSSRSTGHPVTCKSLHHAFADMIHPQPRSPAMGNKDCSFPGQSGSLDNEAWM